A single window of Stigmatopora nigra isolate UIUO_SnigA chromosome 22, RoL_Snig_1.1, whole genome shotgun sequence DNA harbors:
- the LOC144215424 gene encoding serine/threonine-protein phosphatase PP1-gamma catalytic subunit A has translation MADVDKLNIDSIIQRLLEVRGAKPGKNVQLQENEIRGLCLKSREIFLSQPILLELEAPLKICGDIHGQYYDLLRLFEYGGFPPESNYLFLGDYVDRGKQSLETICLLLAYKIKYPENFFLLRGNHECASINRIYGFYDECKRRYNIKLWKTFTDCFNCLPIAAIVDEKIFCCHGGLSPDLQSMEQIRRIMRPTDVPDQGLLCDLLWSDPDKDVLGWGENDRGVSFTFGSEVVAKFLHKHDLDLICRAHQVVEDGYEFFAKRQLVTLFSAPNYCGEFDNAGAMMSVDETLMCSFQILKPAEKKKPNGSRPVTPPRNMVTKQAKK, from the exons ATGGCCGATGTCGACAAACTTAACATTGACAGCATAATTCAACGTCTCCTAGAAG TGAGAGGAGCGAAACCTGGCAAGAATGTCCAACTCCAAGAGAATGAGATCCGTGGTTTATGCTTAAAATCCAGGGAAATTTTCCTAAGTCAACCCATTCTTCTAGAACTGGAAGCACCTCTCAAGATCTGTG GCGATATCCACGGGCAATACTACGATCTACTGAGGCTGTTTGAGTACGGGGGCTTCCCTCCAGAGAGCAACTACCTATTTTTGGGAGATTATGTGGACCGGGGGAAGCAATCTCTGGAAACTATCTGTCTTCTGCTGGCTTACAAAATCAAATACCCTGAAAACTTCTTTCTCTTGAGGGGCAACCACGAGTGTGCTTCCATCAACAGAATATATGGATTTTACGATGAGT GTAAACGGAGGTACAACATTAAGCTCTGGAAGACCTTCACAGACTGCTTTAATTGCCTCCCAATTGCCGCCATTGTTGATGAAAAGATCTTTTGTTGTCATGgag gcCTTTCTCCTGACCTGCAGTCCATGGAGCAAATCAGGCGCATCATGCGACCCACAGACGTCCCCGACCAGGGCCTGCTCTGTGATTTGCTATGGTCCGATCCCGACAAAGACGTGTTAGGCTGGGGGGAGAACGACCGAGGTGTCTCATTTACCTTTGGCTCGGAGGTGGTGGCCAAGTTTCTGCATAAGCACGACCTGGATCTGATCTGTCGTGCACATCAG GTTGTCGAGGACGGCTACGAGTTTTTCGCAAAAAGGCAGCTGGTCACTCTGTTCTCCGCACCGAATTATTGTGGGGAGTTTGACAATGCTGGTGCCATGATGAGTGTAGATGAGACCCTCATGTGTTCTTTTCAG ATTTTGAAACCGGccgagaagaagaagcccaacGGCAGCCGTCCCGTCACCCCTCCTCGCAATATGGTTACCAAGCAAGCAAAGAAATAA